The genomic region CGGCCTTGAGCCCACCCGGGTAGCCCGAGTGGCGGTAGGCCATCTTCTTCTGGAGCTTCTGGCCGGTGAGGGCCACCTTGTCGGCGTTGATGATGATGACGAAGTCGCCCATGTCGACGTGAGGGGCGAAGGTCGGCTTGTGCTTGCCACGGAGGATGGCGGCCGCGTGCGAGGCGAGGCGTCCGAGGACGACGTCGGTCGCGTCGATGACCAGCCACTCGCGCTGGGCTTCGCCAGCCTTGGGGGTGTAAGTGCGCGTCACAGTAGTGCTGCTTTCTTGATTCGAACGGAGAGGTTCGTGAATCCCGCTCCGGGGTGGTTCTCCGGCCGACAGCCGGGGGAACACGCCAGTGGAGGGCTCACGTTCGCGGCGCCGCGCCAGCAGGACGCAGGCACCAAAGGGTTAGTCTACGGCATGGCGGATGCCGCGCCAAACCCGCTGGATTCCGGCGGGGACTACGGGGTCGAGTCCGTCGTCACGGGGTCGGGTGTCGGGTAGTCCCACGGGATCAGCCACGGCTCCTCGATCTTGATGCGCTCCTCTTCGTCGCGCAGCGCGGTCACGGCGGCGGCGTAGTCGAGCATGTTCTGGATGCCGGTGCGATCGCTCTCCTGCGCGGCGACGACCTCGTCGGCCCTCGTGGTCACCGCGTCCCGGTAGGTCTGGGCGGGCAGGCCGTTCTCCCCGACGATCGTGCGGGCGGATTCCGGGAGAGTCGACCCGAGCGCCGTTCGCGTCGTGCTGAGGGCGCCGAGGGCGTCGTCCAGGGCGGACGACGCGGCGTCGGCCTCGGTCGTGAGGGAGTCGAGGACGACCGTGTAGGCCTGAGCGTCCCTCGTCGCTGCCTCGAGGGAGTCCAGATCGCTCGTGTCCACGTCGCCGCGCTCGTACGGCGCGGGCACGGCCGGAACGCCGGCGTCGACGATCGCCCGCACGTCGTCGATCGCGGACTGCGCGGCCGCCTGCGCGTCGTCGGGACTCATGCCCTTCAGCGCCGCGACGGCGGGCTCTGCGTAGTCCGCGGCCTCGACCGCGCGGGCGCTGAGGTCGTCGAACTCGGCGATCGACTGCTCGAGCTCCTGCCGCGGCTGATCGATCTGCGCCTCCACGCGGTCGAGCACGGTGACGGCCTCGGCCACGCGGTTGTTGTGGGCGATGAGGTTCGCGACGACGACCGCGCCCACCGCGATGAGGGCCACGATCAGGACGGAGAGCGCGATGCCCCACTCCCTGCTCCGCCAGCGGGGCCCGCCGAAGCGGGATCGCGCCGGGACGAAGACCGGTTCGCCGGGTCGTGCGACCGCGGGCGTCGCGTCGGACTTCTTCGAGCGCTCGCCGCGCCCGCGGGTACGCCCCGCCGGTGCCTCGGATGCGGCTGCCGCCGATGCGGATGCCGCTGCGGCCACCGGCTCGGGGGCCGAGACGTCGTCGGCCTCGGGCTCCACGGCGTCGGTCGCTTCGGGCGCGGGCGCGGGGAGGGGCTCGCGCTCGGCGGCGGGCTCGGCGCTCGGGACGGGCTCGGCGCTCGGGGCCTCGGCCGAATCGGGCTGCACCGGGGTCGCCGCGGTCGTGCCGTGCCACAGCCAGGAGATCCCGCTCCGGTGCGGTGCCGGTTCGGCTTCGTCGGCCGCCGCGGTCGGGACAGCGCCGGTGTCGAGGGACAGGTCGCCGAAGAGATCGTCGAGCTCGTCGAGCGCCGAGCGGCGCCCCGCGCTCGCGTCCGGCTCCGACGACGCTCCGTCGACGGAACCTGCCTCGGCGGCGGTCTGCGTGGCGGGCTCGGACATCGCCGCCGCTGCCGGCTCGACGCGCTCGGCCGGGTCGACGTCCTCGGCGGGTGCCGCCGGCGCCGGCTCGACCTGCGCGTCGGCCGGCGGCGTCGCGGCCACCGGCTGAGCGGCTTCGGCCTGCGCGTCGATCGTGGGCGCCGGCGCCTCGGGCGCGGACTCCGGCTGCGTGACGGCCTCAGGCACGGGCGTGGGCTCGGGCTCGGGCTCGGGCGGCGCGATGACCTCGGGCGCTGCGGTCGGCTCCGGCTCAGGAGTCGGCTCCGGCTCTGGCTCCGGCTCCGGCTCCGGCACGATGACCTCGGGCGCCGGTTCGGGCTCGGGCGCCGGTTCGGGCTCGGGGGCCGGTTCCGGTTCGGGCTCGGGGGCCGGCTCCGGCGGCACGATGGCTTCGGGCTCCGGCTCGGGGGCCGGCGCGAGCCTGCCGGCTTCGATGGGCTGGTCGAACAGCGCGTCCAGCTCCTCGACCGAGCCGTCGGACGCGCCCACGTCCTCCTGGACCTGTGGGCGCGACGGTCCCGTGCCGAACAGCGCGTCGAGGTCGTCCTCGACCGACGGGCGCTCGCTGGTCGGCGTCTGCGCCGACGAGAAGAGCGCCGACAGGCCGTCGTCGGCGACGCGGCCGGGTTCGGTCTCGCGGGCCGGGCTCCTCCCGAAGAAGTCCGCGAGCATCCGCGCACGGTCGTCGGCGGCGCCACCTGCCGGTGCGCCGCTCTGCCCGCCCCCGCGGGGGTCGGAGCTGCCGCCTGTGCCTCGAGGATTGCCCATGATCCTTCGCGCCCGCTGGTCGTCGTCGCGGGCGCGGCCAGTGTACACGCGCGCGGAGAACCGATTCTGAGCGTCCGCCGAACCCCCGCTGCACCATCCGGGCGCCTCGAGCCCTGCCGATGTCGGAGCCCGCGTCGTACTCTGGAAGTGCTCGGCCGGAGAAGGGGAACCGGCATACGTGGGGACGTCGAAGCGGTACGCGCAGCACTACGACGATCTGATGCACGAGCGCCTCGAAGAGGTGCGGATCCCGCCGTGCACGCTCCCGCATCATGCCTTCGGGTCCGAGGACATCCGCTGGGCGAGCGCCGCCCAGAAGCAGTCCGTGTGGGCCTGGATCTCATGGCCGCACAAGCCGGCCGAGCGCCTGGCGGCGCGCGCGATCGGCTGGAACGACCGCGTCGTGATCGTCGAGTGGGACGATCGCACCGGCACGCGGAACACCGTCGTGTGGCGCAACGCCGTCACCCTGCGCTCGGCGCCCGACGCGGGTCCCCGGCGACCTCGGCGTTGACGGCGGCCCCGTGGCGACCATGCCCCCGGAGCGCGCGGCGGCCGGACCGGCGGCAGGTCAGTCCGCGCCCAGGACCCAGCCGCCCACGATCTCCTGGCTGAACGGCACCGAGTACGCCATGAGGGCCCCCGCCTGTGCGTCGCGGAAGATGCGCTGGATCGGCGAGCGCAGCAGGTAGCCGCCTCCTCCCCCGATGCGCACGGCGAGGGCGGCGGCGGTCTTGGCCACCTCGTTGGCGAGCATCTTCGCCTCGGTCGCGGCCGGCACCGTCTCGCGGCTCCCGTGGTCGGCGAGCCACGTCACCTGCTCGGCCAGCAGCCGCGCGGCGCGGAGCTGCACCCAGGCCATGGCCGTCTCCTGCCGGACCCACGTCGCGTCCGCGAGGGGCGGCGCGCCGGGCGTCCGAGCACGGGAGGCCGTCTCCGTCAGTGCGTCGAGCGCCGATTCGGCGATGCCGATCGAGATGAAGGCGAAGGCCACCGTGATGAGGCTCGCATAGTCGGTCGTCGGCTTCTCGCACCGACGGCCGCCGGGCAGCGGCGTGCGGTCGAACACGATCGTGCGGCTGCGGGTCGCGCGCATGCCCATGGTCTCGTCGATCGGCGGGAAGGTGACGCTCTCGTCGATCGTGACGCCGAAGAAGGCCCGCTCCCCGTCGACGCGGACGTTGAGGTAGAGGTGATCGGCGGCTTCGGAGCCCGAGACGAAGAGCTTGCGGCCCGTCAGCGCCCAGCCGTCCGTCGTCGGCACGGCATCCTGCTGCGACGCCAGGAAGTGGTTGCCGCCCGCCGGCTCGCTGAGCGCGTTGGCGAACCGCCTGCCCGCGCGCAGCTCGGCCGCGAAGAACGCCGCGGCGTCGGGCGCGGAGGTCGTCACGAGCGCGTGGGCGGCGCCGATGTGCATGAGCCAGACCGTCGCGACGGCGGGGTGGGCCGCGGCGAGCACGCGCACGATCTGCCCCAGCGTCGCGTGCGACAGCGCCTCACCGCCGTGCTCGACCGGCAGGAACGCGACGTCCAGACCGGTGTCCGAGAGCGCGCGCAGATGCTCGATCGGCAGGCGGGCGTCCGCGTCATCGGCCGCGACGGACTCTGCGAACGCCGGGGCGAGGGCGTCCACGGCATCGATCCAGCGCCGTTCGGACGCGGGGACCTCGACGGGAGAGGGACGCGTGAGCATGCTGCTCCTTTCTCTGGCGGGGCGGATGCCGTCGGGCGTCGCGGTCACGCATGCTCGGCGACGTGGCCGCACGCGTCGACCGGGCCCGGAAGCAGCACGTCGACGAACGATCGCGTGACGGCGTCCACGAGGCCGCGCTCGGTCACGCCGAGGTCGGGCACCGAGTACAGCCCGACGAACGACAGGATGATGTACGGCGAGCGGATGGGGCAGCCGAGGCCCGCCGTCGCGGCATGTCCGTGCGCGAGGGCCGCGGCGGTCTGCTCGAACGGCGCGTCGCTCATCATCCCGCCGATGGGCAGTTCGACGCGGGCGAGCACCTCGTCGCCGTCGACGGTGACGAATCCGCCCTGCATCGCGCGCAGCTCTTCGACCGCGCGCACCATCGACGCGTCGTCGGCGCCGACGACGGCGATGTTCATGTTGGGGCAGTTCATCGTGACCGCGATGGCGCCGCGGGCGAGACCGAATCCGCGGACGAAGCCGACCCCCACATGCCCTTCGGCGTGATGGCGGTCGACGACGGCGATCTTCAGGACGTCGCCTGCCGTATCCGAGACGACAGCGCCGTCGACGACCTCGAGCTCGGCCTCGAAGGCGCGCTTGAAGTAGCCGTTGTACATCGCCATCGCCCGCACGCGGGCGGTGGCGCCCTCGGCCGGGACACGGAACATGTCGGGATCCAGCTCGTCGGGCAGGTGCACGGTGTCGCGCGTCCACGCGGGGATCGGGTCCTCGGCGGCGAACAGCGCGGCGCCCGAGCGCGCGACGACCGATCCGGCGACGATGACCGTGTCCGGGCGCACGTCGGCGAGATCGGGGATGATCTGCAGGTCGGCCAGGCGCGATGGCGCGAGCATTCCCACCACCTGGTCGAGCCGGTAGTACCGCGCCGGCACGGTCGTGGCCATGCGGTACGCCAGCTGCGGATCGACGCCGAAGCGGATCACCTGACGCACATGGTGGTCGATGTGCCCCTGCGTGGACAGGTCGAGCGCGTGCTTGTCGTCGGCGCAGAAGCACATGTGGCGCAGCGCCGGGGCGATGGCCTCCAGGTCGGCGAACAGCGCAACGGTGTTGTCGGTGAGCGATGAGCCCATCACGGTGATCATCGCCCCCAGCCGCGTGCGCTCCAGCGCCTGCTCGATCGTGGCGGAGTTGTGGTCGTCGCCGACGCCGGCCGCGAGGTACCCCCACAGCGACTCCCCCGTCTGCGCGGCCGTGTGCCCGGTGATGCGGCGGCCCGCGACGAGCGCCTCGCGGAAGCGCGCCGTCGAGACGTCGCCCATGTCGAACGGGTTGCCCTCGCCGAGGGTCACCGTGACGTCGTCGCGCAGGCGGCCGAGGACGGTGGGTTCGGGGATGACCGCGCCGCCGCGCTCGAGCGTCGTCGAGGCGGGCGTGGTCGGCGACACCTGCTGGAACATGTGCAGGGGCGTGCGGGTCGACAGGGCGAAGTCCATGCCCGCCGCTCCCCACACGTTCGCCGACCCGTTCGGGTCGATCAGCACGGTCGTCGTGCCGCGCGGAACGCTCAGCCGCGCCAGCTGTCCGGGCGTCAGATGCGTGTACTCGACGTGCAGATGGGCGTCGATGAAGCCGGGGACGACCCACGCGCCCCGGGCGTCGATGATCTCGCCTGCCTCGGCGACGTGGTCCCACGGCGTCAGCGTCGCGATGTGGCGACCGGCGATCAGGACGTCGCGTTCGAGCCACTCCTCGGTGCCGGGCGACTGCACGAGGCCACCGCGCACGATGACGTCGGGCCGGGCACGGCCGGCGGCCACGGCGCGCAGGCGCACGAGTTCGGCGGTGGTCGGATACAGGTCGCCCTTGTCGGTCATGGCTTCTCCGGGGCCGGCTGTCGGGTCATCGGGCCCAGAAGTCCCCGTGCGCCTCGATCGCCTCTTCCCACATGGCGGGGCCGGCCACGGCGATGGCGCGCTGTCCGGCGTTGAGCACCGTGGCGCTCGAGAGCGCCATCGTCGGGTTCTCCTCGTGGTCGCCGGTCAGCACCGCCAGCTGCGCCTCGGTCATCGCCCACACGACCCGGCCGATCCCCGACCAGTAGATCGCTCCCGAGCACATCGCGCACGGCTCGCAGCTGGTGTAGAGCGAGTAGCCGGCCAGCGCCTCGGCGCCGAAGATCTTGAACGCGAGGCGGGCCAGATTCGTCTCGGCGTGCGCGGTGCAGTCGTTGTCGGTGTTGACGGTGTTCTCGGCGCGCAGCACGGCGGTGCCGTCGGCGTCGGCGAGCACCGCGCCGAACGGGTGGTTGCCGTGCGCGACCGCGCTGCGGCCGGCGGCGATCGCTTCGCGCAGCAGCGCCCGGTCGACGTCGGTGATGGTCGGGTCCTCGGTCACTGCGGTGGCGTCGGTCACGGATCGGGCTCCTCTGT from Microbacter sp. GSS18 harbors:
- a CDS encoding acyl-CoA dehydrogenase family protein, producing MLTRPSPVEVPASERRWIDAVDALAPAFAESVAADDADARLPIEHLRALSDTGLDVAFLPVEHGGEALSHATLGQIVRVLAAAHPAVATVWLMHIGAAHALVTTSAPDAAAFFAAELRAGRRFANALSEPAGGNHFLASQQDAVPTTDGWALTGRKLFVSGSEAADHLYLNVRVDGERAFFGVTIDESVTFPPIDETMGMRATRSRTIVFDRTPLPGGRRCEKPTTDYASLITVAFAFISIGIAESALDALTETASRARTPGAPPLADATWVRQETAMAWVQLRAARLLAEQVTWLADHGSRETVPAATEAKMLANEVAKTAAALAVRIGGGGGYLLRSPIQRIFRDAQAGALMAYSVPFSQEIVGGWVLGAD
- a CDS encoding nucleoside deaminase, which translates into the protein MTDATAVTEDPTITDVDRALLREAIAAGRSAVAHGNHPFGAVLADADGTAVLRAENTVNTDNDCTAHAETNLARLAFKIFGAEALAGYSLYTSCEPCAMCSGAIYWSGIGRVVWAMTEAQLAVLTGDHEENPTMALSSATVLNAGQRAIAVAGPAMWEEAIEAHGDFWAR
- a CDS encoding adenine deaminase C-terminal domain-containing protein gives rise to the protein MTDKGDLYPTTAELVRLRAVAAGRARPDVIVRGGLVQSPGTEEWLERDVLIAGRHIATLTPWDHVAEAGEIIDARGAWVVPGFIDAHLHVEYTHLTPGQLARLSVPRGTTTVLIDPNGSANVWGAAGMDFALSTRTPLHMFQQVSPTTPASTTLERGGAVIPEPTVLGRLRDDVTVTLGEGNPFDMGDVSTARFREALVAGRRITGHTAAQTGESLWGYLAAGVGDDHNSATIEQALERTRLGAMITVMGSSLTDNTVALFADLEAIAPALRHMCFCADDKHALDLSTQGHIDHHVRQVIRFGVDPQLAYRMATTVPARYYRLDQVVGMLAPSRLADLQIIPDLADVRPDTVIVAGSVVARSGAALFAAEDPIPAWTRDTVHLPDELDPDMFRVPAEGATARVRAMAMYNGYFKRAFEAELEVVDGAVVSDTAGDVLKIAVVDRHHAEGHVGVGFVRGFGLARGAIAVTMNCPNMNIAVVGADDASMVRAVEELRAMQGGFVTVDGDEVLARVELPIGGMMSDAPFEQTAAALAHGHAATAGLGCPIRSPYIILSFVGLYSVPDLGVTERGLVDAVTRSFVDVLLPGPVDACGHVAEHA
- the rplM gene encoding 50S ribosomal protein L13; its protein translation is MTRTYTPKAGEAQREWLVIDATDVVLGRLASHAAAILRGKHKPTFAPHVDMGDFVIIINADKVALTGQKLQKKMAYRHSGYPGGLKAVSYEELLEKNPVRAVEKAVRGMLPKNTLGRQQLSKLKVYAGAEHPHAAQQPKTYTFDQVAQ